One stretch of Tepidibacter hydrothermalis DNA includes these proteins:
- the ppdK gene encoding pyruvate, phosphate dikinase, with amino-acid sequence MGKFVYSFKEGSKEMKNLLGGKGANLAEMTKIGLPVPPGFTITTDACNTYYKKDKKIWDELLDEIMTNLSELEKTLDKKLGDNENPLLLSVRSGAVISMPGMMDTILNLGLNDTAVQALSKKTNNERFAYDSYRRFIQMFSDVVMGIQKYKFERILDDIKESKGYKYDTELTVDDLKNIVVEFKNIYKKELRQEFPSDPKEQLLLAVKAVFDSWNNPRADIYRKLNDIPHKLGTAVNIQSMVFGNMGQTSGTGVAFTRNPSTGENVLFGEYLVDAQGEDVVAGIRTPQPIASLKEIMPDIYKQFEDTTRILEDHYKDMQDIEFTIENENLYILQTRNGKRTAKAAINIAVDMVSEKLIDKKQAIMRIDAKQLDQLLHPNFEEKALKQATLISKGLPASPGAASGKVYFNASDVVAANENGEKAILVRLETSPEDIEGMVSSEGILTARGGMTSHAAVVARGMGKCCVAGCSDIKVSESKKELRVKDLVIKEGEYISLDGSTGSVYTGNITKNEVELVGKFEEFMDWVDEVRVLKVRTNADTPNDAKTAVKFGAEGIGLCRTEHMFFEEDRIPVVRKMILSKTVDERQEALEKLLPMQRKDFSEIFEAMEGRDTTIRLLDPPLHEFLPKKEEDIKNLADDMNISYEDILKRIEDLEEFNPMLGHRGCRLAVTYPEIYIMQARAIMEGAIEAKNNGVDVSPEIMIPLIGDVNELKYIKEFVVNVVEDVLKESKVDMKYMVGTMIEVPRAALTADEIAKEAEFFSFGTNDLTQMTYGFSRDDANKFLVEYESKEIFEKDPFQTLDKNGVGKLVKMASKLGRETREDIKLGICGEHGGEPASVEFCHNIGLNYVSCSPYRVPIARLAAAQAALKEK; translated from the coding sequence GTGGGAAAATTTGTGTACAGCTTTAAAGAAGGTTCAAAGGAAATGAAAAATCTATTAGGTGGAAAAGGAGCTAATTTAGCTGAAATGACTAAGATAGGTCTTCCGGTTCCTCCAGGATTTACAATTACAACAGATGCTTGTAATACTTACTACAAGAAAGATAAAAAGATTTGGGATGAACTTTTAGATGAAATAATGACAAATCTTTCTGAGTTAGAAAAAACTTTGGATAAAAAATTAGGGGATAATGAAAATCCACTTCTTCTTTCAGTAAGATCAGGTGCTGTTATATCTATGCCTGGAATGATGGATACTATACTTAACTTAGGACTTAATGATACAGCTGTACAAGCGCTTTCTAAAAAGACTAATAATGAAAGATTTGCTTATGATAGCTATAGAAGATTCATTCAAATGTTCTCAGATGTTGTTATGGGAATTCAAAAATATAAGTTTGAAAGAATATTAGATGATATAAAAGAATCAAAAGGATATAAATACGATACTGAACTTACTGTTGATGACTTAAAAAATATAGTTGTAGAATTCAAGAACATATACAAGAAGGAATTAAGACAAGAGTTTCCATCTGATCCTAAGGAACAATTGTTATTAGCTGTAAAGGCTGTATTTGACTCATGGAACAATCCTAGAGCCGATATATATAGAAAGCTTAATGATATACCTCATAAGCTAGGAACAGCTGTAAATATACAATCTATGGTATTTGGAAATATGGGGCAAACATCAGGTACAGGAGTTGCGTTTACAAGAAATCCATCTACTGGTGAAAATGTATTGTTTGGAGAATATTTGGTAGATGCTCAAGGTGAAGATGTTGTTGCAGGTATTAGAACACCTCAGCCAATAGCTAGCTTGAAAGAGATTATGCCTGATATATACAAGCAATTTGAAGATACAACTAGAATTCTTGAAGATCATTATAAGGATATGCAAGATATAGAATTTACTATAGAAAATGAAAATTTATATATTTTACAAACTAGAAATGGAAAACGTACAGCAAAAGCTGCTATAAATATAGCTGTTGATATGGTAAGTGAAAAATTAATAGATAAAAAACAAGCTATAATGAGAATAGATGCTAAACAATTAGATCAACTTTTACATCCTAATTTTGAAGAAAAAGCATTAAAACAAGCAACTCTTATATCAAAAGGACTTCCAGCATCACCTGGTGCAGCATCAGGAAAGGTATATTTTAATGCCAGTGATGTTGTTGCTGCAAATGAAAATGGAGAAAAAGCTATTCTTGTAAGACTTGAGACATCACCAGAAGATATAGAAGGAATGGTATCAAGTGAAGGTATACTTACTGCAAGAGGAGGAATGACATCTCATGCAGCTGTTGTAGCAAGAGGGATGGGTAAGTGCTGTGTAGCAGGTTGCTCAGATATAAAAGTTAGTGAGAGTAAAAAGGAACTTAGAGTTAAAGACCTTGTTATAAAAGAAGGGGAATATATATCTCTTGATGGATCAACAGGTAGTGTTTATACAGGAAATATAACTAAAAATGAGGTTGAACTTGTAGGAAAATTCGAAGAGTTTATGGATTGGGTAGACGAGGTAAGAGTTCTTAAGGTAAGAACTAATGCTGATACTCCAAATGATGCTAAGACTGCTGTTAAATTTGGAGCTGAGGGTATAGGACTTTGTAGAACTGAGCATATGTTCTTTGAAGAAGATAGAATACCTGTTGTTAGAAAGATGATTCTATCTAAAACTGTTGATGAAAGACAAGAAGCTTTAGAAAAATTACTTCCTATGCAAAGAAAAGATTTTTCAGAAATATTTGAGGCTATGGAAGGAAGAGATACTACTATAAGACTTTTAGATCCTCCTCTTCATGAATTCTTACCTAAAAAAGAGGAAGATATAAAGAACTTAGCAGATGATATGAATATATCATACGAAGATATATTAAAGAGAATTGAAGATTTAGAAGAGTTCAATCCTATGCTTGGACATAGAGGATGCCGTCTTGCAGTAACTTATCCTGAAATATATATAATGCAAGCAAGAGCTATAATGGAGGGTGCTATTGAGGCTAAAAACAATGGAGTTGATGTATCACCAGAAATAATGATTCCTCTTATCGGAGATGTGAATGAACTTAAATATATAAAAGAATTCGTTGTAAATGTAGTAGAAGATGTTTTAAAAGAATCAAAAGTAGATATGAAATATATGGTTGGAACTATGATAGAAGTTCCAAGAGCAGCACTTACTGCTGATGAAATAGCAAAAGAAGCTGAGTTCTTTAGTTTCGGAACAAATGATTTAACTCAAATGACATATGGATTCTCTAGAGATGATGCAAATAAATTCCTAGTAGAATATGAGTCTAAAGAGATATTTGAAAAAGATCCATTCCAAACACTAGACAAAAACGGTGTTGGAAAATTAGTTAAAATGGCATCAAAGCTTGGAAGAGAGACAAGAGAAGATATAAAACTTGGTATATGTGGAGAACATGGAGGAGAACCTGCTTCTGTAGAATTCTGCCACAATATAGGACTTAACTATGTATCTTGTTCTCCTTATAGAGTACCAATTGCTAGACTTGCAGCAGCTCAAGCAGCATTAAAAGAAAAATAG
- a CDS encoding (Fe-S)-binding protein codes for MKKSNIGVKLHQLSSFSKLFTASSDHNENNVRAFIPGCSLTDYSPEIVMKTYKYLNDNLGDTAIILKCCAAPSKISGDKDSFKAYYSQLQEEIEKMKVKEVITACQTCYKTIKENSPDIEVKSIWESIKDIGVPNDIKNKYKDLDIVFALHDPCPTRKENIIHESVRDVLSEMGIKIEEFNNCREKTSCCGGKISIQNKELALKHMRKRAYEADSNYILTYCESCVKSMKTAGKNSVHILDLVFNDNINSKFDQMNVNYLKKWMNRYKCKTYIEQLKNTNKGE; via the coding sequence ATGAAAAAAAGTAATATAGGTGTTAAATTACATCAATTATCCAGTTTTTCTAAATTATTTACTGCATCAAGTGATCATAATGAGAATAATGTAAGAGCTTTTATTCCAGGGTGTAGTTTAACCGATTATAGTCCAGAAATAGTAATGAAAACATATAAATATTTAAATGATAATCTAGGAGATACAGCTATTATTTTAAAATGCTGTGCTGCGCCTTCAAAAATATCGGGAGATAAAGACAGTTTTAAAGCGTATTATTCACAATTACAAGAAGAAATAGAGAAGATGAAAGTAAAAGAGGTAATAACAGCATGTCAAACCTGTTATAAGACTATAAAAGAAAATAGCCCTGATATTGAGGTTAAATCTATTTGGGAGTCCATAAAGGATATTGGGGTACCAAATGATATTAAGAATAAATATAAAGATTTAGATATAGTATTTGCTCTTCATGATCCGTGTCCTACAAGAAAAGAAAATATTATACATGAAAGTGTTAGAGATGTATTAAGTGAGATGGGTATCAAGATAGAAGAATTTAATAATTGTAGAGAAAAAACTTCGTGTTGTGGAGGAAAAATAAGCATACAAAATAAAGAATTAGCTTTAAAGCACATGAGAAAAAGAGCTTATGAGGCTGACTCTAATTATATATTGACGTATTGTGAGTCTTGTGTTAAATCTATGAAAACAGCAGGTAAAAATAGTGTTCATATATTAGATTTAGTATTTAACGATAATATAAATTCTAAATTTGACCAAATGAACGTCAATTATTTGAAAAAATGGATGAATAGATATAAGTGTAAAACATATATTGAACAATTAAAAAATACTAATAAAGGAGAATAA
- a CDS encoding ABC transporter substrate-binding protein: MKKIISIALLILISLSILSGCTNQDNKESLNLLEMKWEVISNEAEGETVNIYMWAGDKSVNEYMDNWVKPLVKEELNINLNRVAINDPKDMINKLITEKDVEKSNGSIDIIWMNGENFKLANENNLLWGPFADKLPNYNKYVDKEADDIKYDFGEDTMGMEVPFGKSQFVFIYDSNIIKNPPKDINELTNWIKQNPGKFTYPSVPDFTGSAFIRQTYMDLFKKDYIEEKDLSSMWDYMNEIKPYLWRQGETYPESSAKLDMLYSNSEVLMSMSYNPLHAFNKVQSGEFKESTDVFVLKDGTLSNTHYLSVPFNATNKAGAMAVIDFLLSPKAQTQKLNPSNWGDGLAISYDKLSDEDKLKIDEIYKKNKLEFLNEIRKYKIPEMKAEYIDQIEKGWNKNVSKN; encoded by the coding sequence ATGAAAAAAATAATATCTATAGCACTTTTAATATTGATTAGTTTAAGTATATTATCTGGATGCACAAATCAAGATAATAAGGAATCATTAAATTTACTTGAAATGAAATGGGAAGTTATTTCTAATGAGGCTGAAGGTGAAACAGTTAATATATATATGTGGGCTGGAGATAAATCAGTAAATGAATATATGGATAATTGGGTTAAGCCATTGGTAAAAGAAGAACTAAATATTAATTTAAACAGAGTGGCTATAAATGATCCGAAAGATATGATAAATAAACTGATAACAGAAAAAGATGTAGAAAAATCAAATGGAAGTATAGATATAATATGGATGAATGGTGAGAATTTCAAACTAGCAAACGAAAATAATCTACTTTGGGGACCTTTTGCGGACAAACTTCCAAATTATAATAAATATGTTGACAAAGAAGCAGATGATATTAAGTATGATTTCGGAGAAGATACTATGGGAATGGAAGTTCCTTTTGGAAAATCTCAATTCGTATTTATATATGATTCTAATATTATAAAAAATCCACCAAAGGATATAAATGAACTTACTAATTGGATAAAACAAAATCCTGGAAAATTTACATATCCGTCAGTACCAGATTTCACAGGAAGTGCATTTATACGCCAAACATATATGGATTTATTCAAAAAAGATTATATAGAAGAGAAAGATTTAAGTAGTATGTGGGATTATATGAATGAAATAAAACCGTATCTATGGAGACAAGGAGAGACATATCCTGAGAGTAGTGCTAAGCTTGATATGTTGTATTCAAATTCAGAAGTATTGATGAGTATGTCTTATAATCCACTTCATGCATTTAATAAGGTTCAAAGTGGAGAGTTTAAAGAATCAACAGATGTATTTGTGTTAAAGGATGGAACTTTATCTAATACTCATTATTTGAGTGTACCGTTTAATGCTACTAATAAAGCTGGAGCTATGGCTGTTATAGATTTTTTATTATCACCTAAAGCTCAGACACAAAAATTAAATCCTAGTAATTGGGGAGATGGACTTGCTATATCATACGATAAGCTTTCTGATGAAGATAAATTGAAAATAGACGAGATTTATAAAAAAAATAAATTAGAATTTTTAAATGAGATTAGAAAATATAAAATTCCAGAAATGAAGGCTGAATATATAGATCAAATAGAAAAAGGCTGGAACAAGAATGTCTCAAAAAATTAA
- a CDS encoding ABC transporter permease has product MSQKIKPYLLVLPAIIVTVVLFMSGLIQGLIQSLGIKSICNMGDITFKYYKELFRSIEFWMSFFITFKIALISTVLSALAGTFIIYLLYIMKTGVFYKLASKFKLLVQIPMLFPYLVYSYIILLIFNRSGWISSILFKLGITSSINEFPVIVNDQFGIGIILTYVLKTTPFIVLMLYPAILKLESSWLELTYMLGGSRNELFKKVVLKMLVNPLKTACFIIFAYTFAEFEIPFLLGVTYPKMVSVYSYQMYMNSDLVERPKAFAINVVIVLVIIGVGYISNHLSMGKWRKIK; this is encoded by the coding sequence ATGTCTCAAAAAATTAAACCGTATTTATTAGTATTACCAGCTATAATAGTCACTGTTGTACTATTTATGTCTGGATTAATACAAGGGCTTATACAAAGCTTGGGAATTAAGTCTATTTGCAATATGGGTGATATTACGTTTAAATATTATAAGGAATTGTTTAGGTCTATAGAATTTTGGATGTCATTTTTTATTACATTCAAAATAGCTTTAATATCTACAGTATTATCTGCACTAGCAGGTACTTTCATAATATATTTATTGTATATAATGAAGACTGGAGTATTTTATAAGTTAGCATCAAAGTTTAAACTTTTAGTTCAAATACCTATGTTATTTCCTTATTTAGTGTATTCATACATTATATTACTTATATTTAATAGAAGCGGTTGGATAAGTTCTATTCTTTTTAAATTAGGAATAACAAGCAGTATTAATGAATTTCCTGTGATAGTAAATGATCAATTTGGTATAGGAATAATTCTTACTTATGTATTAAAAACTACTCCATTTATAGTTTTGATGTTATATCCTGCTATTTTAAAGTTAGAATCTTCTTGGTTGGAATTAACATATATGCTAGGTGGAAGTAGAAATGAATTATTTAAGAAAGTAGTACTAAAAATGTTGGTTAATCCTTTGAAAACAGCGTGCTTTATAATATTTGCATACACTTTTGCTGAATTTGAAATACCGTTTTTATTAGGTGTTACTTATCCTAAAATGGTTTCTGTTTACTCATATCAAATGTATATGAATTCAGATTTGGTTGAAAGACCTAAAGCTTTTGCTATAAATGTGGTTATAGTATTAGTTATAATTGGAGTTGGATATATTTCAAATCACTTAAGCATGGGAAAATGGAGGAAGATAAAGTGA
- a CDS encoding ABC transporter permease, which translates to MIKVKYGDKISLIILSLIILMSIIQIIFIFFMSFSNGWVWPDIIPKKLSFEAWKYVLLNINSLNVIFISLKIALIVVIINLIVAIPAADAIARYDFKYKNIIEFLLIMPIVIPPIISTMGIHKTFIRMNLTESIWGVVLVHIIPTLPYMIRAIKISFENFGFEWEHQCQMLGANKLNTFINVKIYFLLPGIIAGSTLTILISFSQYITTILIGGGQIQTLSTSMVPYINSGEKTIGCVYAIIFAFICLTALGIMEYYLKRYYDSL; encoded by the coding sequence GTGATTAAGGTTAAATATGGGGATAAGATATCGTTAATAATATTGTCCCTAATTATACTGATGTCTATAATTCAAATTATTTTTATATTTTTTATGAGTTTTTCTAATGGATGGGTCTGGCCTGATATAATTCCTAAAAAGCTAAGTTTTGAAGCTTGGAAGTATGTTTTATTAAATATTAACTCATTAAATGTAATATTTATCAGCTTAAAAATAGCTTTGATTGTAGTAATTATAAACTTAATAGTAGCGATTCCAGCAGCAGATGCAATAGCTAGATATGATTTTAAATACAAAAATATAATTGAGTTCTTATTGATTATGCCTATTGTTATACCTCCTATAATATCTACAATGGGAATACATAAGACTTTTATAAGAATGAATTTAACAGAAAGTATATGGGGAGTAGTTTTGGTACATATAATACCTACGTTACCATACATGATAAGAGCTATTAAAATTAGTTTTGAGAATTTTGGATTTGAGTGGGAGCATCAGTGTCAAATGCTTGGAGCAAATAAGTTAAATACTTTTATTAATGTTAAAATATATTTTTTACTTCCTGGAATTATAGCTGGTTCTACTTTAACTATATTAATATCTTTTAGTCAATATATAACCACTATTTTAATAGGAGGAGGACAAATACAAACTCTTTCAACTAGTATGGTTCCATATATTAATTCTGGAGAAAAAACTATCGGATGTGTATATGCTATAATATTTGCATTTATATGTTTAACTGCACTTGGTATTATGGAATATTACTTAAAAAGATACTATGATTCATTGTGA
- a CDS encoding ABC transporter ATP-binding protein, with protein sequence MTKLCLKNIKKTYGKHDKRSEFDLNIDELKIEYRDFFGIVGGSGCGKTTLLKIIAGLTDLDYGEICMDQKIINQILPQRRNIGMIFQENLLFPHMNVYENIGFGLKIKKVGKKEISKLIDDVLQSVGLKGFEKRYPNELSGGQKQRVSLARALVLKPELLLMDEPFSALDPRLREEMRSLILKIHKEYNMTIVFVTHDIEEAFNLFNNMIIMKEGRIVQNGSPMQIYENPINTYVAKFMGINNILYGNIINKIFISNDLNINLDRFTEDNLSGNLILKPECLKVLKFDNCCEHINIFEGIIKECSFRKGFIDFKVDINSTEFEIIQVYESDIEFKVGERVLVKYDEKGLIFIADEGEIQC encoded by the coding sequence ATGACTAAGCTATGTTTGAAAAATATAAAGAAAACTTATGGGAAACATGATAAAAGATCAGAGTTTGATTTAAATATAGATGAACTTAAAATTGAGTATAGAGATTTTTTTGGAATAGTTGGAGGATCTGGATGTGGTAAAACAACTCTTTTGAAGATAATCGCAGGGCTTACTGATCTAGACTATGGAGAAATTTGCATGGATCAAAAAATAATTAATCAAATTTTACCTCAAAGAAGGAATATAGGTATGATATTTCAAGAAAATTTACTTTTTCCTCATATGAATGTTTATGAAAATATAGGTTTTGGACTTAAGATTAAAAAAGTTGGGAAAAAAGAAATTTCTAAATTGATAGATGATGTACTTCAATCTGTAGGGCTTAAAGGATTTGAAAAAAGATATCCAAATGAATTAAGCGGGGGGCAAAAGCAAAGAGTTTCTTTAGCTAGAGCGTTAGTATTAAAGCCTGAATTGTTACTTATGGACGAGCCTTTTAGTGCTCTTGATCCTAGGTTGAGGGAAGAAATGAGAAGTCTTATATTAAAAATTCATAAAGAATATAATATGACCATAGTGTTTGTAACTCATGATATAGAAGAAGCATTTAATTTATTTAATAATATGATTATAATGAAAGAAGGAAGGATAGTACAAAACGGATCTCCTATGCAAATATATGAAAATCCTATTAATACGTATGTAGCTAAATTTATGGGAATTAATAATATTTTATATGGAAATATTATTAATAAAATATTTATATCAAATGATTTAAATATAAACTTAGATAGATTTACTGAAGATAATCTAAGTGGGAATCTTATTTTAAAACCTGAATGTTTAAAAGTATTAAAATTTGATAATTGTTGTGAACACATAAATATTTTTGAAGGTATTATAAAAGAATGCTCGTTTAGGAAAGGTTTTATAGATTTTAAAGTAGATATTAATTCTACAGAATTTGAAATAATACAAGTGTATGAGTCGGATATAGAATTTAAAGTTGGTGAAAGAGTTTTAGTAAAATATGATGAAAAAGGACTTATATTTATAGCAGATGAGGGGGAAATACAATGTTAG
- a CDS encoding CDP-alcohol phosphatidyltransferase family protein, with product MLDTHARKYVNPMIDKASTGFLNLKMTPNQVTVLAFITGITASFAVYFDYNVVACLLLWISGFLDAVDGAMARKINNSTPWGTLLDITFDRIVEISIIISLALKFNQLVFNYLILTCCIIFSMTMFLTVGALSEKNGIKSFYYQAGIAERTEGFIFFTCMILIPSNIGLITNIFSLLIFITAIQRMMEAKKIFAKK from the coding sequence ATGTTAGATACTCATGCAAGAAAATATGTTAATCCTATGATAGATAAAGCTTCTACAGGATTTTTAAATCTGAAAATGACACCTAATCAAGTAACTGTATTAGCATTTATAACTGGAATAACAGCATCTTTTGCAGTGTATTTTGATTATAATGTAGTTGCATGTTTATTACTTTGGATATCGGGTTTTTTGGATGCTGTTGATGGAGCTATGGCAAGAAAAATCAATAATTCAACTCCTTGGGGTACTCTGCTTGATATTACTTTTGATAGAATTGTAGAAATATCTATTATAATAAGTTTGGCACTTAAATTTAATCAATTAGTATTTAACTATTTGATACTTACTTGCTGCATAATTTTTTCTATGACTATGTTTTTAACTGTAGGAGCCTTAAGTGAAAAAAATGGTATAAAGTCATTTTATTATCAAGCTGGTATAGCTGAAAGAACGGAAGGATTCATATTTTTTACGTGTATGATATTAATTCCAAGTAATATAGGTTTAATAACTAATATATTTTCTTTATTGATATTTATAACTGCAATTCAGCGTATGATGGAAGCAAAAAAAATATTTGCAAAAAAATAA
- a CDS encoding 3'-5' exonuclease, giving the protein MNYIIFDLELNSKPFKHKIPNEIIEIGAVKLNNNLEIIDRFQAFIKPKYFSKLFSLIKKKTNIKQVDIDDAQPFKSTMKTFKEWIGEDYLLCSWGYDDYYHIKTNCKLHNIKSNWIHEFLDIQKQFSKINKLEKGKTASLSNALALCGIQIEDTNMHRADIDAEYTCKIFIHLFKNLDFSNLSTKK; this is encoded by the coding sequence TTGAATTATATAATTTTTGATCTTGAATTAAATAGTAAACCGTTTAAACATAAGATACCAAACGAAATAATAGAAATAGGAGCAGTTAAGTTAAATAATAATTTAGAAATAATAGACAGGTTTCAAGCCTTTATAAAACCAAAATATTTCTCCAAATTATTTTCACTAATAAAGAAAAAAACTAATATAAAACAAGTTGATATAGATGATGCCCAACCCTTCAAATCAACAATGAAAACCTTTAAAGAATGGATAGGTGAGGATTATTTATTGTGTTCTTGGGGATATGATGATTATTACCATATAAAAACAAATTGTAAGCTCCATAATATAAAGTCAAATTGGATTCATGAATTTTTGGATATACAAAAGCAATTTTCTAAAATTAACAAACTGGAAAAAGGAAAAACAGCCAGCCTTTCAAATGCACTAGCTTTGTGCGGTATACAAATAGAAGATACAAATATGCACAGAGCTGATATTGATGCTGAGTATACTTGCAAAATATTTATTCATCTGTTTAAAAATCTGGATTTTTCTAATTTATCTACAAAAAAATAA
- the cls gene encoding cardiolipin synthase, whose protein sequence is MISTTLSVVLILNILFAIAIIFLERKKPSATLAWLMLLLLIPNIGFIIYLLFGRNLSRKKIFEIRPEEADIINNALKNQKLDLQNNSLKFNDICVEDYKDMVYMHLNHSESIFTQNNNIEIFIDGNDKFESLINSIQNAKDHIHMVYFIIKNDSLGKKIVNELTKKAKQGVEIRFLYDAIGSHSLPKNFFKDLKEAGGEAVAFFPIVIPFLNLNINYRNHRKIAVIDGTEGFIGGFNIGDEYISLNKKMGYWRDTHIKITGDAVHMLQTRFLFDWRSAHNKNLEISPKYFPKINSNGNSGVQIISSGPDSEWEQIKYGYIKMINSAKESIYIQTPYFIPDESILHALKLASLSGVDVKIMIPNKPDHMFVYWASSSYASELLKTGAECYIYEKGFIHAKTIVVDGKVASVGTANMDVRSFKLNFEVNAFIYDSIISNEFKLIFENDINDCTQITIEMYNKRPLIIKFKESISRLLSPLL, encoded by the coding sequence ATGATTTCAACTACACTGTCCGTAGTGTTAATATTGAATATATTATTTGCAATTGCAATAATATTTTTAGAAAGAAAAAAGCCAAGTGCTACTCTAGCTTGGCTTATGCTTCTACTTTTAATACCTAATATCGGTTTTATTATCTATTTATTGTTTGGAAGAAATTTAAGCAGAAAAAAAATATTTGAAATAAGACCAGAAGAAGCAGATATTATAAATAATGCTTTAAAAAATCAAAAACTGGATCTTCAAAATAACTCTTTAAAATTCAATGATATATGTGTTGAAGATTATAAAGATATGGTTTATATGCATTTAAATCATAGTGAATCTATTTTTACACAAAACAATAATATTGAAATATTTATAGACGGAAACGATAAATTCGAATCATTGATAAATAGTATTCAAAATGCTAAAGATCATATTCACATGGTTTACTTTATAATAAAAAATGATTCTTTAGGAAAAAAAATAGTGAATGAGCTTACAAAAAAAGCTAAACAAGGAGTAGAAATAAGATTTCTATACGATGCTATAGGAAGTCATTCTCTACCTAAGAATTTTTTTAAAGACCTTAAAGAAGCCGGAGGAGAGGCTGTAGCTTTTTTCCCTATAGTAATTCCTTTTTTGAATCTTAATATAAATTATAGAAATCACAGAAAAATAGCAGTAATAGACGGTACTGAAGGCTTTATAGGGGGATTTAACATAGGAGACGAATATATAAGCCTAAATAAAAAAATGGGCTATTGGAGAGATACTCACATCAAAATAACAGGAGATGCTGTTCATATGCTACAGACTAGATTTTTATTCGATTGGAGAAGTGCTCACAATAAAAATTTAGAAATAAGCCCTAAATATTTTCCTAAAATAAATTCAAATGGAAATAGTGGTGTCCAAATAATATCAAGTGGTCCCGACTCCGAATGGGAACAAATAAAATACGGTTATATCAAAATGATTAACTCAGCAAAAGAAAGTATATATATACAAACACCTTATTTTATACCCGACGAAAGTATACTTCATGCTTTAAAACTTGCTTCTTTATCAGGAGTAGATGTTAAAATAATGATTCCAAATAAACCAGATCATATGTTTGTATATTGGGCTTCATCTTCATATGCTAGTGAATTACTAAAAACAGGTGCTGAGTGCTATATATATGAAAAAGGATTTATACATGCAAAAACAATAGTTGTAGACGGTAAAGTAGCATCTGTTGGAACTGCTAATATGGATGTTAGAAGTTTCAAACTAAACTTTGAGGTTAATGCTTTCATATATGACAGCATAATTTCAAATGAATTCAAATTAATATTCGAAAATGATATTAATGATTGTACTCAGATTACTATAGAAATGTATAACAAGAGACCTTTAATAATAAAATTCAAAGAATCCATTTCAAGACTGTTGTCTCCACTATTATAG